Proteins encoded within one genomic window of Lynx canadensis isolate LIC74 chromosome B2, mLynCan4.pri.v2, whole genome shotgun sequence:
- the SERPINB9 gene encoding serpin B9 produces MDALSEANGTFAFHLLKMLCQDSPSRNVFYSPVSISSALAMVFLGAKGNTAAQMAQVLSLNTEKDIHQSFQLLLTEVNKPGTQYLLRTANRLFGEKTCEFLSTFKESCLQFYHAELEQLSFAKAAEQSRKHINTWVSKKTEGKIQDLLPDSSIDAQTRLVLVNAIYFKGRWNEQFNKMYTSEMPFKINQKEQRPVQMMFQEATFKLAYIEEVQAQVLEVPYVGEELSMLILLPDDNVDLSSVEKHLTYEKFRAWTKPDCMKSTEVEVFLPRFKLEEDYDMESVLQRLGMVDAFQGDKADFSAMSAERDLCLSKFVHKSVVEVNEEGTEAAAASAVVVVECCMVSGPRFCADHPFLFFIRHNAANSILFCGRFSAP; encoded by the exons ATGGATGCCCTTTCTGAAGCAAATGGCACCTTTGCCTTTCACCTTTTAAAGATGCTGTGTCAGGACAGCCCTTCACGCAACGTGTTTTATTCTCCTGTGAGCATCTCTTCTGCCCTGGCCATGGTCTTCCTGGGGGCAAAAGGAAACACTGCTGCCCAGATGGCCCAG GTGCTTTCtttaaacacagagaaagataTTCATCAGAGTTTCCAGTTACTTCTTACTGAAGTGAACAAACCTGGCACCCAGTACTTGCTCAGAACAGCCAACAGGCTCTTTGGAGAAAAGACGTGTGAATTCCTCTCA ACCTTTAAGGAATCCTGTCTTCAGTTCTACCATGCTGAACTCGAGCAGCTTTCCTTTGCCAAAGCTGCAGAGCAGTCCAGGAAACACATCAACACTTGGGTCTCAAAAAAGACTGAAG GTAAAATTCAAGACCTGTTGCCGGATAGCTCGATTGATGCACAGACCAGGCTGGTTCTTGTCAATGCCATCTACTTCAAAGGAAGGTGGAATGAACAGTTCAACAAAATGTACACAAGtgaaatgccttttaaaataaaccag AAGGAGCAGAGGCCAGTGCAGATGATGTTTCAGGAAGCTACATTTAAGCTTGCCTATATTGAAGAGGTGCAGGCCCAGGTCCTGGAGGTGCCCTATGTGGGTGAGGAGCTGAGCATGCTCATTCTGCTCCCGGATGACAACGTGGATCTAAGTTCG GTGGAAAAACATCTCACTTATGAGAAATTTAGAGCCTGGACCAAGCCAGACTGTATGAAGAGTACCGaagtggaagttttccttccgagATTTAAACTGGAAGAGGATTATGACATGGAATCTGTGCTTCAGCGTTTGGGAATGGTTGATGCCTTCCAGGGGGACAAGGCTGACTTTTCAGCAATGTCAGCTGAGAGAGATCTGTGTCTGTCCAAGTTTGTGCACAAGAGTGTCGTGGAGGTGAATGAGGAAGGCACAGAGGCCGCGGCTGCCTCAGCCGTAGTGGTCGTGGAGTGTTGCATGGTATCTGGACcaaggttctgtgctgaccatcccttccttttcttcattagGCACAATGCAGCCAACAGCATTCTGTTCTGTGGCAGGTTTTCTGCTCCCTAA